Genomic segment of Calditerricola satsumensis:
ATCCTTGCTGCCGAATTCGCTGCGCGTATCCGCACAGGACGTTGAGCACGACGTGGGCGCCGGTCTTGACGGTGGACTGGGCGCGCCCGTCGCGGTGCGGGTCGAGGCAGACGAGGTCCATGGCCGCCAGCTTCTCCTCCCGCCCGATGCGGTGCGCCGCCTCGAGCAGGTCCCACGTGGCCAGCCCGCCCGGCGTCGACGCCGGCGCCGCCGGGGCGAAGGCGACATCGAGCACGTCCATGTCCACGGTGAGGTAGATGGCGTCGACGCGCGCGCGCAGGTACGCGAGGGCCTCGTCCACCACGGCCTCCACGCCCCGCCGGCGCACCTCGCGCACCGTGTAATACCGCACGCCCTGCTCGTCGGCGTAGCGCTTGTAGGCCAGGGCGTTGAAATGCCCGTGCACGCCGATGGTGACGATGTTCGATCCGGCCACCGTCCCCGACTCGATCAGGCCGCGCATCGGCGTGCCGTTGCTCGGTCCCCCGTCGTGGAGGTTGCGCAGGTCGAAGTGCGTGTCCACCTGCAGAATGCCGATCGTTCGCCCAGGGGTGACGCGCTTCAGCCCTTTCACGATCGGGCAGGTGATGGAATGGTCCCCGCCAATGAACACCGGAAAGAACGGCGGATGGCTGCTCAGCGCCTCCACCACGGCCTCCTCGATGTTGGCGTGGCAGCGCGGGATGTCGGTGACGTGCATCGTCACGTCGCCGAGGTCGGCGATGCGCAGGGCAGCGAGGTCGACGTCGTAGTCGAGGTTGTAGGACGCAAACAGGCGCCACGCCAGGCGGATGGCCGTGGGGTTCTCGCTGGCCGCCGACGGGCTGATCGACGCTCGCGACAAGGGCACGCCGATGAACCCCACGTCGAAGGCCTGGCCAGGCGCGGCCTCCCGAATGAGCTGGCTCATCCGCACGTCCAAGCGGTCGCCCGCCGCACCGCGGGCAACGATCGGCGGCGGTACGAGGTACCGGTACCCCTCAGCCACAGCGCACACCTCCTTCCACCACGACGGCACCGTTTTTCAGCACCGTGTCGACGAGGTTGACGCCGTACTGGTACGGGATGTGCGCCACGTTTGGCGCGTCGAAGACGACGAGGTCGGCCTTCTTGCCCACTTCGATGCTGCCGATCTCGTGGGCGCGGCCGACGGCGTGGGCGGCGTTGATCGTGGAGGCGACCAGCGCCTCCTCCGGCGTCAGGCCCATCGTGAGACAGGCCAGGCTCATGATGAGCGGCAGCGCCACCGTGGGCGAAGAGCCGGGATTGCAGTCGGTGGCCAGGGCCACGGGCACGCCCGCGGCGATGATCGCGCGGGCGTCGGCCGGCGGCTCCCGCAGGAAGAAGGCCGTCCCCGGCAGGAGCACCGCCACCACGCCGGCTTCGGCCATGCGGGCGACTCCCGCCGGCGAGGCCTTGAGCAGATGGTCGGCGGAGACGGCCCGCACCTCGGCCGCCAGCTCGGCCCCGCCGCAGGGGTGCATCTCGTCGGCGTGGAGCTTGGGCTTGAGGCCCCACCGCTTGGCCGCCTCCAGGATGCGCCGGGCCTGCGCCACGGTGAACACCCCTTCCTCGCAGAACACGTCGCAAAACTCGGCCAAGCCGGCATCGGCCACGCGCGGCAGCATCTCGTCGACAACGAGGGCGACGTAGGCGTCGGGGTCGTGCCGGTACTCCGGCGGCACGGCGTGGGCGCCCAGAAACGTCGCGACGACGTCCACCGGATGGGCCTCGTGCAGGCGGCGGACCGCCCGCAGCTGTTTCAGCTCGTCCGCGACGGTGAGCCCGTAGCCGCTTTTCGCTTCCACGGTGGTCACGCCGTGCAGGAGGAAGCGGTCGAGGCGCCGCTTGGCCGCCTCGACGAGCTCCTCCTCCGACGCCGCGCGCGTGCGGCGCATCGTCTCAAGGATGCCCCCGCCCTCCCGCAAGATTTCCAGGTAGGGCGTTCCCTGCAGGCGCCGCACCCACTCCACTTCCCGGTATCCGGCAAAGACGAGGTGGGTGTGCGGGTCGACAAGGCCCGGCGTCACCGTTTTGCCCGCTGCATCAATCACCACGTCGGCCCCGCCCCGCTCGGCCACGTAACGCCGGGCCTCTGCGTCCGGCCCGACGAAGGCAATGCGGTCGCCCTCGACGACAATGCCCGCGTTTTCGAGAATGCCGGCGTCCGCCATCGCCGCGCCTCGCTTGGGCGCTTCACTGGCGCCGGCGACGGTGGCCACCTGGGCAGCCCCTTTGATGTACGTGATCCGGCTCATGGTTCCCCGTCCTTTTCCGCACATGGGTTACTTCAACATCGGCATCTTGATGCCCTTCTCCTTGGCCGTCTCGATGGCCCGCTCATAGCCCGCGTCGGCATGCCGCACAACACCAAGGCCCGGATCAGTGGTGAGCACGCGCTCGAGGCGTCGCGCCGCGTCGGGCGTCCCGTCGGCCACCACGACCATCCCGGCGTGGAGC
This window contains:
- a CDS encoding agmatinase family protein produces the protein MAEGYRYLVPPPIVARGAAGDRLDVRMSQLIREAAPGQAFDVGFIGVPLSRASISPSAASENPTAIRLAWRLFASYNLDYDVDLAALRIADLGDVTMHVTDIPRCHANIEEAVVEALSSHPPFFPVFIGGDHSITCPIVKGLKRVTPGRTIGILQVDTHFDLRNLHDGGPSNGTPMRGLIESGTVAGSNIVTIGVHGHFNALAYKRYADEQGVRYYTVREVRRRGVEAVVDEALAYLRARVDAIYLTVDMDVLDVAFAPAAPASTPGGLATWDLLEAAHRIGREEKLAAMDLVCLDPHRDGRAQSTVKTGAHVVLNVLCGYAQRIRQQG
- the hutI gene encoding imidazolonepropionase codes for the protein MSRITYIKGAAQVATVAGASEAPKRGAAMADAGILENAGIVVEGDRIAFVGPDAEARRYVAERGGADVVIDAAGKTVTPGLVDPHTHLVFAGYREVEWVRRLQGTPYLEILREGGGILETMRRTRAASEEELVEAAKRRLDRFLLHGVTTVEAKSGYGLTVADELKQLRAVRRLHEAHPVDVVATFLGAHAVPPEYRHDPDAYVALVVDEMLPRVADAGLAEFCDVFCEEGVFTVAQARRILEAAKRWGLKPKLHADEMHPCGGAELAAEVRAVSADHLLKASPAGVARMAEAGVVAVLLPGTAFFLREPPADARAIIAAGVPVALATDCNPGSSPTVALPLIMSLACLTMGLTPEEALVASTINAAHAVGRAHEIGSIEVGKKADLVVFDAPNVAHIPYQYGVNLVDTVLKNGAVVVEGGVRCG